A region of Capra hircus breed San Clemente chromosome 11, ASM170441v1, whole genome shotgun sequence DNA encodes the following proteins:
- the LOC102191146 gene encoding dolichyl-diphosphooligosaccharide--protein glycosyltransferase subunit 4-like codes for MITDVQLAIFANILGVSLFLLVALYHHAAVNNPKKQE; via the coding sequence ATGATCACGGACGTGCAGCTCGCCATCTTCGCCAACATTCTGGGCGTGTCACTCTTCTTGCTTGTCGCTCTCTATCACCACGCGGCCGTCAACAATCCCAAGAAGCAGGAATGA